In Brachypodium distachyon strain Bd21 chromosome 2, Brachypodium_distachyon_v3.0, whole genome shotgun sequence, one genomic interval encodes:
- the LOC106866010 gene encoding chaperone protein dnaJ 20, chloroplastic codes for MPNLTTTSFPAASGGAFRRPAAGPPSRTLLRARATTARQGVRTAEQQQQQPTFYELLGISAEGTSFEDVRAAYRRMARKYHPDVSPPGAAGEHTRRFIQVQEAYETLSDPSRRSSYDRALARGVCRLAFSPASRHHHQEQEEMSGWRTSWEGQIAELKKRSTVKDSEENLSWGARMRRRRAEQL; via the exons ATGCCCAACCTCACCACTACTtccttccccgccgcctccggtgGCGCGTTCcggcgccccgccgccgggccTCCTTCGCGGACGCTGCTGCGCGCGCGGGCAACCACGGCTCGGCAGGGCGTGCGGacggcggagcagcagcagcagcagccgacgTTCTACGAGCTGCTGGGGATCTCGGCGGAGGGGACGAGCTTCGAGGACGTGCGGGCGGCATACAGGCGGATGGCGCGCAAGTACCACCCGGACGTGTCGCCGCCGGGCGCCGCCGGGGAGCACACGCGCCGCTTCATCCAGGTGCAGGAGGCCTACGAGACGCTCTCCGACCccagccgccgcagcagctaCGACCGCGCCCTCGCCCGCGGCGTCTGCCGCCTCGCCTTCTCCCCCGCCtcccgccaccaccaccag gagcaggaagaaaTGTCTGGATGGAGGACATCTTGGGAAGGCCAAATTGCTGAGCtgaagaagaggagcaccGTTAAGGATTCAGAAGAGAACCTATCCTGGGGAGCTCGGATGCGCAGAAGAAGGGCTGAACAATTGTGA
- the LOC100843156 gene encoding serine/arginine-rich splicing factor 11 — protein sequence MAAPKPIWVRQAEEAKLKSEADTAAAAKAAFDATFRALSASDQPQDGDLDHHHLEYKPSSPAEQAFDRDADSDDDDDDRPRAPPGPVDSSKSSAAGPGIAGGSAGAPATFTVVGKDRDGRRVSTGGARVRVRISPAAGVGGDDLDGVVKDNGEGSYAVTYAVPKRGNYMVHVDLDGSPIMGSPFPVFFSAATAATTTFPTTLPAASSAYPNMVNQTMPNMPNYAGSMPGSFPSLLGLIPGASTGSSGGVVLPGVGASLGEICREHINGKCTKGTDCKFSHPPQQLLMSVMAATSSVGALSHAPMAPSAAAMAAAQAIMAAQALQAHAAAQMQADSKAAAQSTGSVDKAEALKKMVQISNLSLLLTVEHLKQLFGYCGKVVDCTITETKQTAYVEYSKPEEATAALALNNMDVGGRPLNVEMAKTLPPKTNLANSNLPMMMQQAVQLQQMQFQQALMMQQSIATQQAAARAATMKSATEAAAARAAEISRKLKAEGFGGENVEENDAKGKSRSPSPPSRRSKSRSRSPIKYRRSRRDHSYSPPVRRSREHRSRSPSRSHHSKYGSERSHRDDSDKYSRSRRRETDRSRDHYSSSSRRNRSKSISPRYKKSSRADSRSPKRHREEESLRSSKSRRSARAGSRSPRHHKGSKSSPTRDHHSSRRSRHSRSRSQERKHRSSDKKDDKKSEMHDDKKRSVRGNRGSKDERSAKEPVEDKNADTSVVAHKRSSSVSEDEMPNTENGRHKKSRHDAALEDDKRKNEESNLSDINGQHGPKGDDALGGNKETAM from the exons ATGGCGGCGCCCAAGCCCATCTGGGTCCgccaggcggaggaggccaagCTCAAGTCCGAGgccgacaccgccgccgccgccaaggccgccttCGACGCCACCTTCAGGGCCCTCTCCGCGTCCGACCAGCCCCAGGACGGCGACCtggaccaccaccacctcgaGTACAAGCCTTCCTCCCCCGCTGAGCAAGCCTTCGACCGCGACGCcgactccgacgacgacgacgacgaccgccCCCGCGCCCCTCCCGGCCCCGTCGACTCCTCCaagtcctccgccgccggccctgGCATCGCCGGTGGCTCTGCTGGCGCCCCGGCCACCTTCACCGTCGTCGGGAAGGACCGCGACGGGCGCAGGGTCTccaccggcggcgcgcgcgtccgCGTCCGcatctcccccgccgccggcgtcggcggcgacgacctcGATGGCGTCGTCAAGGACAACGGCGAAGGGTCCTACGCCGTCACCTACGCGGTCCCCAAGCGCGGCAACTACATGGTCCATGTCGACCTCGACGGCTCGCCCATCATGGGGAGCCCCTTCCCCGTCTTCTTCAGCGCAGCAACCGCTGCCACCACTACGTTCCCCACCACGCTCCCGGCCGCCTCATCAGCCTACCCCAATATGGTCAACCAGACCATGCCCAACATGCCGAACTACGCAGGCTCCATGCCCGGTTCTTTCCCCAGCTTGCTCGGCCTCATCCCTGGCGCCTCTACTGGCTCCTCTGGTGGAGTCGTCCTGCCCGGGGTTGGCGCCTCGCTGGGGGAGATTTGCCGGGAACACATCAATGGGAAGTGCACGAAGGGAACGGACTGCAAGTTCAGCcacccgccgcagcagctgctCATGTCTGTCATGGCTGCTACTTCATCTGTGGGTGCGCTCAGCCATGCTCCCATGGCACCCTCTGCCGCAGCCATGGCAGCTGCTCAGGCCATCATGGCTGCCCAGGCACTTCAGGCACACGCTGCTGCGCAGATGCAAGCTGATTCCAAAGCCGCCGCACAGTCTACAG GTTCGGTGGATAAAGCTGAGGCACTGAAGAAAATGGTGCAGATTAGCAACCTGAGCCTGCTTCTTACGGTGGAACATCTTAAGCAGCTATTTGGGTACTGTGGCAAAGTTGTTGATTGTACCATCACAGAGACAAAGCAAACTGCTTATGTAGAGTACTCCAAACCCGAAGAAGCAACTGCGGCATTGGCGCTCAATAACATGGATGTCGGTGGTCGACCCTTGAACGTGGAGATGGCTAAAACTCTCCCTCCAAAGACTAATCTGGCAAATAGTAATTTGCCTATGATGATGCAGCAAGCCGTTCAGTTGCAACAGATGCAATTCCAGCAGGCACTGATGATGCAGCAGTCAATAGCAACTCAACAGGCAGCTGCACGTGCTGCCACTATGAAATCTGCCactgaagcagcagcagcaagggcTGCTGAGATAAGCAGGAAGTTGAAAGCAGAGGGCTTTGGCGGGGAAAATGTGGAAGAAAATGATGCCAAAGGGAAGTCGAG GTCACCATCACCCCCTTCTCGTAGATCCAAATCTCGGTCAAGATCACCTATCAAGTACCGTCGGAGTAGGCGGGACCACTCCTACTCTCCCCCTGTTAGACGCTCCCGGGAGCACCGATCGCGGTCTCCGTCAAGATCTCACCACTCGAAGTATGGCAGCGAACGATCACATAGGGATGACAGCGACAAGTACAGCCGGTCTAGGAGAAGAGAGACTGACCGTTCTCGTGATCATTATTCCTCTAGTTCAAGGAGGAACAGGAGCAAAAGTATAAGTCCGAGGTATAAGAAGTCATCAAGAGCTGATTCTCGCTCACCAAAGCGGCACAGGGAAGAAGAAAGTTTAAGATCATCAAAATCAAGAAGGTCAGCTCGTGCTGGTTCAAGGTCACCGCGACATCATAAAGGAAGCAAATCATCACCAACACGTGACCATCACTCTTCTCGTCGTAGCAGGCATTCAAGATCCAGATCTCAAGAGAGAAAACATCGTAGCAGTGATAAAAAGGATGACAAAAAATCTGAGATGCATGATGACAAGAAAAGGTCTGTTAGAGGTAATAGAGGTAGCAAAGATGAAAGATCTGCAAAGGAACCAGTGGAAGATAAGAATGCGGACACTTCTGTTGTTGCTCATAAAAGGAGTTCATCAGTATCTGAAGATGAAATGCCGAATACTGAGAATGGTCGTCATAAGAAGTCTAGACATGATGCTGCTTTGGAGGATGATAAGAGGAAGAATGAAGAGTCTAACTTGTCTGACATTAATGGACAACACGGACCTAAAGGAGATGATGCTTTAGGGGGCAACAAAGAAACTGCTATGTGA